Proteins encoded within one genomic window of Triticum aestivum cultivar Chinese Spring chromosome 2D, IWGSC CS RefSeq v2.1, whole genome shotgun sequence:
- the LOC123052293 gene encoding UDP-rhamnose/UDP-galactose transporter 2: MEPAEKKPPAVSDLGAWGMNVVSSVGLIMANKQLMSSAGYAFSFATTLTGFHFTVTALVGWISKATGYSASKHVPLWELVWFSLVANASITGMNLSLMLNSVGFYQISKLSMIPVVCLMEWVLNSKHYTTKVISAVVVVAAGVGICTVTDVEVNAKGFICACVAVFCTSLQQITIGSFQKKYNIGSFELLSKTAPIQAVSLIILGPFVDYYLNGRWLLNYSFSTGATFFILLSCSLAVFCNMSQYLCIGRFSATSFQVLGHMKTVCVLILGWVLFDSALTIKNILGMLLAIMGMVVYSWAMESEKKATSAIPRNKSDMLDGEDVPLKSRTSGIPLSSDDLEEGPMKS; the protein is encoded by the exons ATGGAGCCGGCCGAGAAGAAGCCGCCGGCGGTGTCCGACCTCGGCGCCTGGGGGATGAACGTCGTCAGCTCCGTCGGCCTCATCATGGCCAACAAGCAGCTCATGTCCTCCGCCGGCTACGCCTTCTCCTTCG CCACCACgttgaccgggttccacttcaccGTCACGGCGCTCGTCGGATGGATTTCCAAGGCCACCGGCTACTCCGCCTCCAAGCACGTCCCCCTCTGGGAGCTCGTCTGGTTCTCGCTCGTCGCCAACGCCTCCATCACCGGGATGAACCTCAGCCTCATGCTCAACTCTGTCGGGTTCTATCAG ATCTCCAAATTGAGCATGATTCCGGTGGTTTGCTTGATGGAATGGGTACTCAACAGCAAGCACTACACAACCAAGGTTATATCAGCAGTGGTTGTCGTCGCAGCGGGCGTCGGGATTTGCACCGTCACCGATGTGGAGGTCAATGCTAAGGGCTTCATTTGTGCTTGCGTGGCTGTGTTCTGCACGTCGCTGCAACAGATT ACAATTGGCTCCTTTCAGAAGAAGTACAACATTGGGTCATTTGAGCTGCTGAGCAAAACTGCACCAATACAGGCAGTGTCACTTATTATACTGGGTCCCTTTGTGGATTACTACCTAAATGGGCGTTGGCTATTGAACTACAGTTTTTCAACAGGGGCAACT TTCTTCATACTGCTTTCATGCTCCTTGGCTGTCTTCTGCAACATGAGCCAGTATCTCTGCATCGGGCGGTTCTCTGCAACCTCTTTCCAGGTCCTGGGCCACATGAAAACGGTGTGCGTGCTGATCCTCGGCTGGGTTCTGTTCGACTCGGCTCTCACCATCAAGAACATACTCGGGATGCTGCTCGCCATCATGGGCATGGTGGTCTATAGCTGGGCCATGGAGTCTGAGAAGAAGGCCACCTCGGCGATCCCGCGGAACAAGAGCGACATGCTGGACGGGGAGGACGTGCCCCTCAAGTCGAGAACGAGCGGCATTCCGCTGTCCTCTGATGACCTCGAGGAAGGCCCGATGAAGAGCTAG